The Plasmodium vinckei vinckei genome assembly, chromosome: PVVCY_05 region TTAACGAAAAACTAACCATCAAAGGATATTGTCGTGATAATAGTTGTAAAACAAATGGAGAAAGTATTAATGCTTTGGccgcatatatatacatgaaATTCAAAGATTCAATATCAAGAAAAGAAAGCCATAATGATTatgatgaatatttattgatGTGGATAAgtgataaattatttaagaTACACATCGAAAGCATAGgcaaaaagaatataaaaggCTATATTGATGCTTTTACTTTAAAGAAGGCTTATGAAGAGTATTTAGAGAAACATAAACAAGTATTGGATTATTGGGAGcttttaaatatgatgCAGGGTTTGAAAGAAGCTAATCTTAAGTATATGAtcgaattttataaattacttaataatatatgtataacaattgcatattataatgataaagGTGCCAAAAGTAGTCAACTTTCTAAATATTCTAAAAATTGCCTTACTCAATATAGAACCCTTTATAAGAACATTTCTGAATGCAATTCATATCTTGATTTattgaataaattaaaaggtGTATATGATGATTTTAGAGATTCTGCTATTACGAAAACTGAttcagaaaataaattagcAACTAATCTTCAAACACTCACAACAGAAGATGGAAAAGAGATGGGGGCGGTGAGAGgttttaaaacatataacTTTAGTGATTCAAAATGTAAagtcaaaaaaaaatcggCCTCACCACCATTACAACCTACAAAACTAGAATCAACCTCATCTTCACTACCATTGACACCATCGCCAGAGATGCAAAAACAAGATTCACCACCTCCATCACAATCGCCAGAACAACCAAAAGATCATTCGAGTGAGCAAAAAGATTCAGGTAGTGACACAGAAAATCAAAAGGATTCTCAAAGTGATTCAAAGGACCATGAACAAACTATGGTTACCGATAAAAAAGGTTCTGATGATGGGGTAGTTGGTGGATCAGAAGATTCAAATGGTGGACAAAATGCCATAAATATTGTTCCAGAAGCATCATCTTTGGGAATTTTAAATGCTGCAACATATTTAGTTAATGCTACCCCTTCATTTGAAACgattaataaaagaattacAGAGACCACAGACACTATTAAGAATTTTTATAGTACAGCTTTGAGTAATTTAGAAACTACCTAcggtaaatatattagtgTTTTAAAAGAGATGATTGACAATATAAGTACCGATTCTAAAGAAGTAGAGCCCCCTGCTGAATCAGGCGGAGGAGGGGATGGCGCATCACAACCCCAAAAAAATTCAGAACAAACTTCATCAGAAACTTCACCAAGTTCTACAGATCAAACTCAAGAACATCAATCGTCTCAGGAACCTTCTGAAAACCAAAATTCTGATAAAAGCGATCAAGAATCTGAAAAACCGGTGGAAGTCCCAGTGGTTAAATCAGAAAATCCAGGAACCGAAACAAAAGGAAATGGAACAATAGGAATAggtgatatatttatattcaaagaattcaaaaaaattggaaTTCCAATTAtagttattataatatccATTACTTTAGCTATTATGTACAAggtaaataaaagaaaattatgaagtgtacaatttttaaaatatttcctgactgtaaaatattattcattttttataattttatgttaGTTTTTGGTATTTGAACGGAgaaagaaattaaaaagaaaaaaaatgaaaaaatctACAAATTTGTTTGGTGTAAATAAAACGACATGAACAGTTATAAACTTAAGTGATAGAAGAAAGAAGatgcaaataattataaaatcatataGTCGAAAAAAACAgactaaaaaatttataaattccGTTTATGGGGGAAAGTtccattattaaatatatacaaacttATGCAATAGGCCCTGcaccatttattaattaattttttttattgatttttttgtgatatttttgttgattttttttgttgatttttttgttgatttttttgttgattttttttgttaattttttgttaattttttttgtctataAATGAAAGCGAGACACTATAGaatgataaatttaattaatgtcttatattttttgtaaagttgaggtttagggttttattatgtatttattaaaataaaagtagtaatacattttttttatacaattgAATAAAACgttaacatatatatatttatacgaATTGTTTCGTTACTATTCTTATTTGTAGTATATAGTTTGTGAAAGAATATTacgaaaataatta contains the following coding sequences:
- a CDS encoding PIR protein CIR protein, with product MDTEKMCKLFLEGDSYFNDENVDTEKINEKLTIKGYCRDNSCKTNGESINALAAYIYMKFKDSISRKESHNDYDEYLLMWISDKLFKIHIESIGKKNIKGYIDAFTLKKAYEEYLEKHKQVLDYWELLNMMQGLKEANLKYMIEFYKLLNNICITIAYYNDKGAKSSQLSKYSKNCLTQYRTLYKNISECNSYLDLLNKLKGVYDDFRDSAITKTDSENKLATNLQTLTTEDGKEMGAVRGFKTYNFSDSKCKVKKKSASPPLQPTKLESTSSSLPLTPSPEMQKQDSPPPSQSPEQPKDHSSEQKDSGSDTENQKDSQSDSKDHEQTMVTDKKGSDDGVVGGSEDSNGGQNAINIVPEASSLGILNAATYLVNATPSFETINKRITETTDTIKNFYSTALSNLETTYGKYISVLKEMIDNISTDSKEVEPPAESGGGGDGASQPQKNSEQTSSETSPSSTDQTQEHQSSQEPSENQNSDKSDQESEKPVEVPVVKSENPGTETKGNGTIGIGDIFIFKEFKKIGIPIIVIIISITLAIMYKFLVFERRKKLKRKKMKKSTNLFGVNKTT